ACTTGCTCATTTGTAATTGTTTGTACTTTCGTTTTTCAAAATTCCCGAAATGAAAAGTGACAAGAAGATcaaaaatccagatttttttcacatttcagttTCAGTCTTGGAAAACAACTGGTCTGGACACCTTGTATGTGGGGGTACTTGGCCATGAAGAGGAGCGCCCATCTGAGCGTAGTGGAGGTGGTTTCTGTGCCGGCCACGAACAGGTTGGAGACGGTCATCAGAAGGTTCGGATTGTGGAAGTGACCCACGTCCCCGGACTCCTGCGTGCCAACGAAAGCCACAAAATTAGCTTTGTTCCTGATTATTCAATCGTGACTCACTATCTAATAACAATGCTTCGACTTATAAGTGAAATAATTTCTGTGGTGCTGCTCTTAACTCAAAGCTATTTGTTTGCACACATTGTGGAGGTCCTTTTGGTGTCCGCACATTGGCCAATACCGAGACAaacaaagaagagtttcacaaataaatgactgAGTAAACTGCAGTAATACCGTCTTTgtggaggataaagaatatatgcctgtgaggaTTATCATATTTTCTCAATATATGTATTCCACCACAGTTTGGGTTCACACATCTGTTGCTTAAAGCGTAATAACTATTGCAGCTCGTTTCGTTAgactgtctatggcattttgcattgtgtgttatAATTGGGTTAGACATTGTATGTTATGTGATGCTTGATATAAAACTTCAACTGGTGGCGGTGTGCTGCGCGACCTCCTGGCGCCGCTGCCGGATGAGGAAGGCGTCCACAAAGCCTCGGCTGCTCTCCGGGTTGAGGGTCTCCTTCAGATGCTGGATCAGTTCTGTGGCCTGCTTCCGGTTGGCCAAACCTAGACTGCGGAGCTCCTCTCTCGCAGAGGAGAACCACTTCCCGAGCCACGGGAACATGTTGTACAACTGGTGAAGAGAACATTTTCACACACATCTCACAGACACCCACGGGTGTCTCTCAGGGGTGTCAATTTTATGCGTAGTTCCACCAGGGCTCTGTCCCAATCCCCTATAAATTGTGAGGGTTTACTATTTTGGGATGATTTACAATCTTTGTACTAAATTTAGTGACATCTTGGTCAATTGATGATTGGCGTTCTATCCACCTGCACAGATGGACCGCCCACAATCTGAACGCTCCTGCTGCTCCGCTGCACCATGGCCGTGAAAGCGGGATCATCATACTGGAACCTACTGCCAAAAACCAATGAGCAGATGATGTTGGACACGGCGTAGTTGATCGGCTGGTTGTTGTCGAACGCTTCACCTGTAACGATAGCCGGTTCTTGATTGGTTGTCCAGTTGAACCTTGGTGTCGGCAGTCGTGGATCACCTCACCTCTGAAGTTCCTGAAGACTTCTAGGAGATGCTGACACTCCTCAATGATTTTGTCCTCGCACGCCTTCTTTCCCATCCCGAAGTCCCTCAGGTTGCTCAAAGCGAAGCGACGCATCTCCTTCCATGACTCTCCGTTGGTCCACAGGACACCTGAGGGGAGTGACACATTAACATTCACTTCCTGTGCTTGGGTACACTTCGTACTTGAAGCGTGTGTATGATCACCATGCTCCAGCTTGGACTCCTTGACAGTGTTTAGAGGTTCTCGTTCACCAAACGTTTCCCCGTGCTGgaccagggcctccttcaccgcCTTGTAGCCGGTCAGGACCACGATCTTTTTTGGCCCCATGTGGAAGGTGAACACTGGCCCGTACTTCTTGGACATCTTGAACCAGGGAGATggtatttcaaattaaaagtacATATCACAattaccaaacaacaacaatgcaatTGCACCTAGGGCGCTCTGCTGGTCGTATACGCAATCTTTTGTTCTGGTGTCAAGGAAAAGCTGGAGACGGGAGCTTTTCACAAATAAGAAGAATTGATCTTCCTCCAACCAGACAAGTTGATACATCGTGAAGGGAAGCAGTGCCCCCCCCTCTCACTTCGCACacagtgtgtgtgagagatttGAAATGTGTTGAGATCGGAGTTGTTTATGACAGTCACGTTGTCATTGCGTGGAGGTTTTCTTTATTTACTATCAACTTTTTAGGCCACATCTAAGGAAAATGGAAGATTTATATGGATAGGGTTATGcaggaataaaacaaaaaaaatgaaaaaacacaagTCCGTCTGATAGTCTGTTTCAAGATTAGGTTATCTTCGCGATCTGGAccacaaacaaatgtgaattaTGTGATTCTAAGACTATCCATAGGCAAACAATGGACGGCTAAAAtctgtttttggaatttgagCTGAGAGTCGAACGCCGAAACAACTGTGATGCAGACGTCACACCACTTTTACATTGTGCACATATCTGCAAATATTATTGAATGTACAAATAATCCAGTATGGCCGAGAGTGTTTATGCAAATGATGCTGTGTACTTTTCCTGCGTTGCTTGTATTGCACATAAGTGTACTTCGGTGTGTTGTTATTGCTAATTTTTAACCTTTGTGGTGTTGGAAAGACACCAAAAGGGTGGAACTGAAGCTCGAGTccaaaagtgcacaaattaggCGGTCCAGGTCGTCAGGCGAAGCGAATGAAGTAAGTTACGATTCGAAATAAAGGCTGTGGAATACAAagtccaccccaaaaaaatcctcaaatatTGATTGCGGAGTagggaatgagtgaatgatAGTGAGTTCGGAATCGGTCACCCAAACGCTACTAGTTCGTCACTCCACGTTCGaacaacatgaaaaacaaaacaaaacaaaacaaacttgtACTTCCGGGTTCCAGAGCGCGTAACAGTTATCCGCGCGCGTGCGAGTGCGAGCAAAGAGCCACTCACCTCCAGGAGGGTCAGGTGCGGTGCGTGCAAGTCCAGACGGAACAGGTTCCCGAGGAAGGGCAGCGGCCTGGGCCCCGGAGGCTCCCGGCGGGACTCCTTCGAGCCGGAGGCCGACGCCCAGGCCACGTAGGCGAGGAGCAGCACCAGCACAGAGCCGAGCACGGAGCTGGAGGTCAGCGGGGAGAACGCGTCCGGAACGTCCATGCTTGGGAGCCCAGTGAAGTCGACTGCCGCCCCCACCTCCTGTCCCAAAGCGACCTCTCCGCAAGCCCAACCCACAACAGGGCGGAACGCGAAATTATAGGTCagaggtctcaaactcatttcagTTCGAGGGTCACATTCAGCCCGTTAAATCTCAAGCGGGCCTGACCACAATATTTGTGTCTTAAAAATACGTAAATCTTAGCTATTCGGGTTTTTTCCTCGTTGTTTTCGtgcaaataattacaaatacttTCAGacaatattcacatttattcatTGTTATATTGTTGCAAATCGTATGagcagtttggattttttttttttttacccaaaatgaTTTGAACAGTTTTATGAATCACTGAGCGTGCCACATTCAGCTATGCATCCTTTTGTGAATGTATACATAACAACTTAAGATGTAGcagtttatgaaaaaaaaaatagcattgaaTGTGTTCTCCATCCCCATGGGCCAGATTGGACCCCCTGAGTGGCCGGTTCTGGCCCACAGGCCATGTGTTTGACACTGCTCGTCTCGCATCTTTTTAATGCATACATATTATTACATATCTGAGCTGTGGGAATACAGGTattatcatgttttttttttgcctatgaTGAGGTAAAGTAAAGCAGGCAAACTGTCCGTCAAGTTTgacttggaagaaaaaaaaacgccatcCTCGCCTTTCCCGTGTTTTTCTGCGTTAGCAACCAACAATGAAATGTTCTATGTTTCATTTTTCTATAACTGACAAAAAATGtccgattttaaaaaaaaaaaaaaaaaaagtccaatttaCACTTTTGGGTTTCATTTAGGTGGCACGCTGGCTctgatggaaagcgttggcctcacagttctgaggacactggttcaatcccggccctccctgtgtggagtttgcatgttctccctgtgcctgcgtgggttttctccgggcactctggtttcctcccacatgtcaaaaacatacaacattaattggaaaattgcccctaggtgtgattgtgagtgccactgttatctgtctccatgtgccctgcgattggctggtaaccagttcagggtgtaccctgcctccgcgacccttgtgaggataagcgactataaaaatggatggatggatggatggatggggtttCATTTACTCATtgtcatactgtatatttttaaacgTTTGCGTCACCAAAAAcgtcatattttgaaaactgccttgaaatattcacgtttgtccACCAGATTACAgaattcccccccaccccccattcaAATGATgtagcaggggaaaaaaaattctaaaccaACAAGAATGTAATTGAAAACATAACTgatcaaaatcaatcaaatcaaaagcctttaatgtgaTTATATGCTGCGCATAGAACCAAATGATGATTTAGGCTGTTAATCACCAATGGATTTTCCCGAATTAGCCGCTTgacaactttttattttgaatgtcaATAGTCAGTCACAGCCCATTTCCTGATGGGAttaacaaatcaacaaaactaGACATCACTTCCTCTTTATCGTCTCCTTGTCTTGTCTTGTTGTGTTTGAATCCCGATTAGTTTGAAATAGCAATGTCTGTGTATTTCACCTTGACTTGTTTA
This genomic window from Syngnathoides biaculeatus isolate LvHL_M chromosome 23, ASM1980259v1, whole genome shotgun sequence contains:
- the LOC133496831 gene encoding cytochrome P450 2K1-like isoform X1; the protein is MSLRPLTYNFAFRPVVGWACGEVALGQEVGAAVDFTGLPSMDVPDAFSPLTSSSVLGSVLVLLLAYVAWASASGSKESRREPPGPRPLPFLGNLFRLDLHAPHLTLLEMSKKYGPVFTFHMGPKKIVVLTGYKAVKEALVQHGETFGEREPLNTVKESKLEHGDHTHASSTKCTQAQEVNVNVSLPSGVLWTNGESWKEMRRFALSNLRDFGMGKKACEDKIIEECQHLLEVFRNFRGEAFDNNQPINYAVSNIICSLVFGSRFQYDDPAFTAMVQRSSRSVQIVGGPSVQLYNMFPWLGKWFSSAREELRSLGLANRKQATELIQHLKETLNPESSRGFVDAFLIRQRRQEESGDVGHFHNPNLLMTVSNLFVAGTETTSTTLRWALLFMAKYPHIQDKVHEELNRVVGDRQVQVEDRKNLPFTDAVIHETQRLGDIVPMALPHRTSQDITFQGYFIKKGTTVSPLLTSVLRDENEWEKPDSFYPQHFLDKDGKFVKPDAFMPFSAGRRICLGESLARMELFIFFVTLLQHFRFRPPPGFSEDQLDITPRAGFTLSPTVHKLCAVAVSGLAG
- the LOC133496831 gene encoding cytochrome P450 2K1-like isoform X2; the encoded protein is MSLRPLTYNFAFRPVVGWACGEVALGQEVGAAVDFTGLPSMDVPDAFSPLTSSSVLGSVLVLLLAYVAWASASGSKESRREPPGPRPLPFLGNLFRLDLHAPHLTLLEMSKKYGPVFTFHMGPKKIVVLTGYKAVKEALVQHGETFGEREPLNTVKESKLEHGVLWTNGESWKEMRRFALSNLRDFGMGKKACEDKIIEECQHLLEVFRNFRGEAFDNNQPINYAVSNIICSLVFGSRFQYDDPAFTAMVQRSSRSVQIVGGPSVQLYNMFPWLGKWFSSAREELRSLGLANRKQATELIQHLKETLNPESSRGFVDAFLIRQRRQEESGDVGHFHNPNLLMTVSNLFVAGTETTSTTLRWALLFMAKYPHIQDKVHEELNRVVGDRQVQVEDRKNLPFTDAVIHETQRLGDIVPMALPHRTSQDITFQGYFIKKGTTVSPLLTSVLRDENEWEKPDSFYPQHFLDKDGKFVKPDAFMPFSAGRRICLGESLARMELFIFFVTLLQHFRFRPPPGFSEDQLDITPRAGFTLSPTVHKLCAVAVSGLAG
- the LOC133496831 gene encoding cytochrome P450 2K1-like isoform X3 — its product is MSKKYGPVFTFHMGPKKIVVLTGYKAVKEALVQHGETFGEREPLNTVKESKLEHGVLWTNGESWKEMRRFALSNLRDFGMGKKACEDKIIEECQHLLEVFRNFRGEAFDNNQPINYAVSNIICSLVFGSRFQYDDPAFTAMVQRSSRSVQIVGGPSVQLYNMFPWLGKWFSSAREELRSLGLANRKQATELIQHLKETLNPESSRGFVDAFLIRQRRQEESGDVGHFHNPNLLMTVSNLFVAGTETTSTTLRWALLFMAKYPHIQDKVHEELNRVVGDRQVQVEDRKNLPFTDAVIHETQRLGDIVPMALPHRTSQDITFQGYFIKKGTTVSPLLTSVLRDENEWEKPDSFYPQHFLDKDGKFVKPDAFMPFSAGRRICLGESLARMELFIFFVTLLQHFRFRPPPGFSEDQLDITPRAGFTLSPTVHKLCAVAVSGLAG